The following are encoded in a window of Sulfitobacter sp. S190 genomic DNA:
- a CDS encoding alpha/beta fold hydrolase: protein MLAFSEFGDHTPTADRPALLIVHGLYGSGRNWGVIAKRLADDRRVITMDMRNHGQSDHTDSHSYPDMSGDLATLIDHIGGPVDICGHSMGGKAAMVLALQRPDLLRRLVVADIAPVAYSHTQTHQIDAMRQVDLATVSRRSDANAQLAAAGVEPALQSFFTQSLDVAGKRWRLNLDTLEAEMDKIIGWPDVQGRFDGPTLFLTGGDSDYVSPDDRPQIKSLFPQARFAKLPGAGHWLHADKPREFEAALRVFLTA from the coding sequence ATGCTGGCTTTTTCCGAATTTGGCGATCACACGCCCACCGCCGACCGCCCCGCCCTGCTGATCGTGCACGGGCTTTACGGCTCGGGGCGCAACTGGGGCGTCATCGCCAAACGGCTCGCGGATGACCGGCGCGTGATCACGATGGACATGCGCAACCACGGCCAGAGCGACCACACCGACAGCCACAGCTATCCCGACATGTCGGGCGATCTGGCCACGCTGATCGATCATATCGGCGGCCCGGTGGACATCTGCGGCCACTCGATGGGCGGCAAGGCGGCGATGGTGCTGGCGTTGCAACGGCCCGACCTGCTGCGCCGTCTGGTGGTGGCCGACATCGCGCCCGTGGCCTACTCCCACACGCAAACCCACCAGATCGACGCCATGCGGCAGGTCGACCTTGCCACCGTCAGCCGCCGCTCGGATGCGAACGCGCAACTTGCCGCCGCGGGCGTGGAGCCCGCCTTGCAGAGCTTTTTCACCCAGTCGCTGGATGTGGCGGGCAAACGCTGGCGGCTCAACCTCGACACGCTCGAGGCCGAGATGGACAAGATCATCGGCTGGCCCGATGTGCAGGGCCGCTTCGATGGCCCCACGCTGTTCCTGACCGGCGGCGACAGCGACTACGTCAGCCCCGACGACCGCCCGCAGATCAAATCGCTCTTTCCGCAGGCACGCTTTGCCAAACTGCCCGGCGCGGGCCACTGGCTGCACGCCGACAAACCCCGCGAATTCGAAGCGGCACTGCGGGTGTTTCTCACCGCCTGA